In one window of Brachyhypopomus gauderio isolate BG-103 chromosome 16, BGAUD_0.2, whole genome shotgun sequence DNA:
- the scg2a gene encoding secretogranin-2a: MPSLARLCTTGMSLVSSLSLLPVLLLLHAGVQGATLWEPRQQGGDPDTFGPVYRAPPPPSTAMLQALRHIQRLSQQAREDGGDVERIRTVLQQATPARAPAGAYRPRGGGREAAGRWDGQEDGGRSWMEAVLSALRQANEAAAPQEAAHAARGQSVKARHPLFSLPPPPGPAEEQERLAKAMGVNRYDRKLPPVFEDKEGQDQPLKRTNENAEEQYTPQKLATLQSVFEELSQIANSKAYNKRHNAEDDEGDDANEDYGWYREKKLAFEDGKGEEDLSPLEEQTELEEEGTRRRQFTGGLGDGVDEEDEEAFDGEGDDRDDEVKRSKQSDLLQMEKEEEPDDVTRLVDYYLFKVLEKTEQGKQRRDEEKEKEDEEEEEEESNEEQERGEEEDEQRDTERRAAQLWYGGDPKPLNQLIKISQKLKIPPEDIVDLLEGEESKNPDRLWQRTQGQTRTPSLHDPNPPGPHKEPAGMPYGRLPQTQDTSAVTGDILRILGLVNMAQPGNKSILRSNQYKPSLSYSPMERDLPEYAVSQRGRERLGPDYDDAVDENGLARYLVAELLAQRQRRTSPELELAVRDFLDDPEMSMLGKKQAEQEKADEDSDEDTLLGILQYLNLDSGDTDERDLNGKTVAGM, encoded by the coding sequence ATGCCATCATTAGCCCGGCTCTGCACTACAGGCATGTCCCtcgtctcctccctctccctcctccccgtGCTCCTCCTCCTACACGCCGGGGTTCAGGGAGCCACCCTGTGGGAGCCTCGCCAGCAGGGCGGCGACCCTGATACCTTCGGGCCCGTGTACCGGGCTCCGCCCCCGCCCAGCACGGCCATGCTGCAGGCCCTACGCCACATCCAGAGACTCAGCCAGCAGGCCCGGGAGGACGGAGGCGACGTGGAGCGCATCCGCACCGTGCTGCAGCAGGCCACGCCTGCCAGGGCCCCCGCCGGAGCGTACCGTCCGAGAGGGGGGGGGCGCGAGGCGGCCGGACGGTGGGACGGTCAGGAGGACGGGGGACGGTCGTGGATGGAAGCGGTCCTCAGTGCGCTGCGACAGGCCAACGAGGCGGCAGCCCCTCAGGAAGCAGCCCACGCGGCTCGCGGGCAATCCGTTAAAGCCCGGCACCCACTTTTCAGCCTCCCGCCTCCTCCTGGGCCCGCAGAAGAGCAGGAGAGGCTGGCGAAGGCAATGGGTGTGAATAGATACGACAGGAAGTTGCCACCGGTGTTCGAGGACAAGGAAGGGCAGGACCAGCCACTTAAACGGACCAATGAAAATGCAGAGGAGCAGTACACGCCCCAGAAACTGGCCACCCTCCAATCAGTGTTCGAAGAGCTCAGTCAGATCGCAAACTCTAAGGCTTACAACAAACGTCATAACGCCGAGGATGATGAAGGCGATGACGCTAATGAAGATTATGGCTGGTACAGGGAGAAAAAGTTAGCGTTTGAAGACGGAAAGGGAGAAGAGGACTTATCACCTCTGGAGGAGCAAACAGAACTGGAGGAGGAGGGAACACGGAGACGCCAGTTCACTGGTGGCTTAGGCGATGGTGTggatgaggaggatgaagaaGCCTTTGATGGAGAAGGAGATGACAGGGACGATGAGGTCAAAAGATCAAAGCAGTCGGATCTGCTTCAGATGGaaaaggaggaggagccagATGATGTCACCAGGCTGGTGGACTACTATTTGTTTAAGGTTCTGGAGAAGACAGAGCAGGGGAAGCAGAGGAGGGatgaagagaaggagaaagaagatgaagaagaggaggaggaggagagtaaTGAGGAGcaggaaagaggagaggaggaagatgaacagagagatacagagagaaggGCTGCCCAGCTGTGGTACGGAGGAGATCCAAAGCCTCTGAATCAGCTAATTAAGATATCCCAAAAACTCAAGATCCCTCCAGAAGACATCGTAGACCTCCTGGAGGGTGAAGAGAGCAAGAATCCTGACAGACTCTGGCAGCGCACGCAGGGGCAGACACGGACACCCTCGCTCCATGACCCAAACCCACCAGGACCACACAAAGAGCCAGCCGGCATGCCCTACGGACGGCTGCCGCAGACACAAGACACGAGCGCCGTCACTGGAGACATCCTGAGGATCCTGGGACTGGTGAATATGGCTCAACCTGGCAACAAATCTATCCTGAGGTCCAACCAGTACAAGCCCTCCCTGAGCTATTCCCCAATGGAGAGGGATCTTCCGGAGTACGCGGTGTCCCAGCGCGGCAGGGAGCGGCTCGGGCCCGACTACGACGACGCCGTGGACGAGAACGGGCTCGCCAGGTACCTGGTGGCTGAGCTGCTGGCACAGAGGCAAAGACGCACGTCGCCGGAACTCGAGCTGGCCGTCAGGGACTTCCTGGATGACCCAGAAATGAGCATGCTGGGAAAGAAACAGGCGGAGCAGGAGAAGGCCGACGAAGACTCCGATGAAGACACGCTGCTGGGAATCCTGCAATACCTGAACCTGGACAGCGGTGACACGGACGAAAGAGACCTTAATGGGAAAACGGTTGCAGGAATGTAG